The following are encoded together in the Daphnia magna isolate NIES linkage group LG8, ASM2063170v1.1, whole genome shotgun sequence genome:
- the LOC123475584 gene encoding uncharacterized protein LOC123475584: MVLRAGEQQTGTSVLTTTGKNNTKPLVDFREFWALEHMGITQEELEDPGFLKTYQNTIKRNIDGRYEILFPFRNNRRSVETNKNIASIRLTNLLRKMTKEEKVEYHKIFVQYEKDGYIGEADNSYDGVCTYLPHRPVIKTEAKTTKIRPVFDGSAHQQNKPSINDLLETGPNLNPEILAVLLRFRQNKIAWTADIAQAFLQIGIQEEHEQLIRFLWIEDPDQESARVKEYRWKRVPFGLSCSPFILRAVILKCLDEHQSAFPELTKQLGHQLYVDDWLGELITSAKLPY, encoded by the coding sequence ATGGTCCTTCGAGCCGGAGAACAACAGACAGGAACTTCCGTGCTAACAACCACGGGGAAAAACAACACCAAACCTTTAGTGGATTTCAGAGAGTTCTGGGCACTAGAGCATATGGGGATAACCCAGGAAGAACTGGAAGATCCCGGATTTCTAAAAACGTATCAGAATACGATTAAGAGAAATATAGACGGAAGATATGAAATCTTATTTCCGTTTAGAAACAACCGTAGATCGGTTGAGACGAACAAGAACATAGCCTCAATTAGGCTGACAAACCTTCTCAGGAAGATGACGAAAGAAGAGAAGGTTGAATACCACAAAATATTCGTCCAATACGAAAAGGATGGTTACATAGGAGAAGCAGACAATAGCTATGACGGGGTCTGCACCTATCTACCACATAGACCAGTCATTAAAACGGAAGCCAAAACTACGAAAATTAGACCCGTTTTTGACGGTTCCGCACATCAGCAGAATAAACCGAGTATCAACGACCTGCTAGAAACTGGACCAAACTTAAATCCAGAGATCCTGGCAGTATTGCTACGGTTCCGGCAGAACAAAATCGCCTGGACGGCAGATATAGCGCAAGCATTCCTACAGATAGGAATACAGGAAGAACACGAGCAGCTAATAAGGTTCCTATGGATCGAAGACCCCGATCAAGAGTCGGCCAGAGTTAAGGAGTACAGATGGAAACGAGTACCCTTTGGACTGTCATGTAGCCCCTTCATTTTAAGGGCTGTGATTTTGAAATGCCTAGACGAGCACCAGTCAGCGTTTCCAGAATTGACAAAGCAATTGGGACACCAGTTATACGTAGATGACTGGTTGGGGGAGCTGATAACATCAGCGAAGCTACCCTACTGA
- the LOC123475585 gene encoding uncharacterized protein LOC123475585 translates to MVLRAGEQQTGTSVLTTTGKNNTKPLVDFREFWALEHMGITQEELEDPGFLKTYQNTIKRNIDGRYEILFPFRNNRRSVETNKNIASIRLTNLLRKMTKEEKVEYHKIFVQYEKDGYIGEADNSYDGVCTYLPHRPVIKTEAKTTKIRPVFDGSAHQQNKPSINDLLETGPNLNPEILAVLLRFRQNKIAWTADIAQAFLQIGIQEEHEQLIRFLWIEDPDQESARVKEYRWKRVPFGLSCSPFILRAVILKCLDEHQSAFPELTKQLGHQLYVDDWLGGADNISEATLLIKQAKEVFQSAKMELRKWSTNSSELQKTLEHVVKFQQDIVGMANTDTPIKALGVTWDPLTDNLQFDPQRMMEDAQSLNKRPTKRKLFSLALRVFDPLGLISPVTLVA, encoded by the coding sequence ATGGTCCTTCGAGCCGGAGAACAACAGACAGGAACTTCCGTGCTAACAACCACGGGGAAAAACAACACCAAACCTTTAGTGGATTTCAGAGAGTTCTGGGCACTAGAGCATATGGGGATAACCCAGGAAGAACTGGAAGATCCCGGATTTCTAAAAACGTATCAGAATACGATTAAGAGAAATATAGACGGAAGATATGAAATCTTATTTCCGTTTAGAAACAACCGTAGATCGGTTGAGACGAACAAGAACATAGCCTCAATTAGGCTGACAAACCTTCTCAGGAAGATGACGAAAGAAGAGAAGGTTGAATACCACAAAATATTCGTCCAATACGAAAAGGATGGTTACATAGGAGAAGCAGACAATAGCTATGACGGGGTCTGCACCTATCTACCACATAGACCAGTCATTAAAACGGAAGCCAAAACTACGAAAATTAGACCCGTTTTTGACGGTTCCGCACATCAGCAGAATAAACCGAGTATCAACGACCTGCTAGAAACTGGACCAAACTTAAATCCAGAGATCCTGGCAGTATTGCTACGGTTCCGGCAGAACAAAATCGCCTGGACGGCAGATATAGCGCAAGCATTCCTACAGATAGGAATACAGGAAGAACACGAGCAGCTAATAAGGTTCCTATGGATCGAAGACCCCGATCAAGAGTCGGCCAGAGTTAAGGAGTACAGATGGAAACGAGTACCCTTTGGACTGTCATGTAGCCCCTTCATTTTAAGGGCTGTGATTTTGAAATGCCTAGACGAGCACCAGTCAGCGTTTCCAGAATTGACAAAGCAATTGGGACACCAGTTATACGTAGATGACTGGTTGGGGGGAGCTGATAACATCAGCGAAGCTACCCTACTGATAAAGCAAGCGAAAGAAGTGTTCCAGTCAGCCAAGATGGAACTCAGGAAATGGTCGACAAACAGCAGCGAGTTACAGAAGACTCTAGAACACGTCGTGAAATTCCAACAGGATATTGTCGGGATGGCAAACACAGACACTCCCATAAAGGCATTAGGGGTAACATGGGATCCCTTAACAGACAATCTACAATTCGATCCACAGAGAATGATGGAAGACGCTCAGAGTCTAAACAAGAGGCCAACGAAAAGGAAGCTATTTAGTCTCGCACTTAGGGTATTCGACCCACTAGGACTAATCTCACCAGTAACGCTGGTAGCATAA
- the LOC116936347 gene encoding LOW QUALITY PROTEIN: T-complex protein 1 subunit theta-like (The sequence of the model RefSeq protein was modified relative to this genomic sequence to represent the inferred CDS: inserted 2 bases in 1 codon) produces the protein MFQGLEEAVIRNIGACKQLAETVQTAYGPIGMNKMVINHLGKLFVTNDAATIIRELEVEHPAAKXQKVGDGTNFVIILAGALLEQAEALIRMGLTPNEIAEGYEKALEKALEILPNLVCQTVVDVQDSDVITKAIKAAIMSKQYGNESFLTPLITEACVAILPDKKTTFNVDNVRVSKILGGSLYQSQVVQGMVFKRQVEGDITRAEKAKIAVYTCPIDSVQTETKGTVLIQSSKELIDFSRGEENMLEKEIAAIAATGVKVIVSGGKIGDLCLHYLNKYGIMGVRLQSKFDLRRLCKSINATALPRLTPPSPEEMGYADNIYTDEFGDTAVVIFRQDEKESRIATIIVRGTTDNFLDDIERAIDDGINNFKVLSRDGRLVPGAGATEVELARQINQFADKCPGLDQYAIQKFAQALETFPS, from the exons ATGTTTCAAGGTTTAGAAGAAGCAGTTATCAGGAACATTGGAGCTTGCAAGCAGTTAGCGGAAACTGTGCAGACAGCATATGGTCCTATTGGGATGAACAAAATGGTAATCAATCATCTGGGAAAACTCTTTGTGACAAATGATGCTGCAACTATCATCAGGGAACTCGAA GTTGAACATCCAGCTGCCAA GCAAAAAGTTGGTGATGGTACAAATTTTGTCATCATTTTGGCTGGGGCTCTGTTAGAGCAAGCTGAAGCTCTTATCCGAATGGGCTTAACTCCCAATGAAATTGCCGAAGGCTATGAAAAGGCTTTGGAGAAGGCGCTTGAAATTCTGCCTAATTTGGTTTGCCAAACTGTTGTGGATGTTCAAGACTCGGACGTCATTACCAAAGCCATTAAAGCTGCTATTATGTCCAAGCAGTATGGTAATGAGTCATTCTTGACTCCTCTGATCACAGAAGCTTGTG tGGCCATCTTGCCAGACAAGAAAACGACCTTCAACGTCGACAACGTACGTGTTTCAAAAATTCTGGGTGGCAGTTTGTACCAATCGCAAGTCGTTCAAGGGATGGTCTTTAAGCGCCAAGTTGAGGGTGATATCACGCGAGCTGAGAAAGCCAAAATCGCGGTCTACACTTGCCCCATTGATTCGGTACAAACTGAGACAAAGGGAACCGTTTTGATTCAGTCTTCGAAGGAGCTAATTGATTTCTCACGCGGAGAAGAGAATAtgctggaaaaagaaattgctgCTATCGCAGCCACTGGCGTAAAAGTTATCGTCTCTGGTGGCAAGATCGGTGATCTCTGCTTGCATTACCTCAACAAGTACGGTATTATGGGTGTCCGTCTTCAATCCAAATTTGATCTGCGTCGGCTGTGCAAGTCCATCAATGCAACTGCCCTTCCGCGCTTG ACTCCACCGTCACCTGAGGAAATGGGGTATGCTGACAACATTTACACCGATGAGTTCGGAGATACCGCGGTCGTCATTTTTCGTCAAGATGAGAAGGAGTCGCGTATCGCTACTATCATTGTTCGTGGAACAACCGACAACTTCCTAGACGACATCGAGCGAGCTATTGACGACGGGATCAACAACTTTAAAGTCCTCTCGAGAGATGGTCGTCTTGTACCCGGAGCCGGAGCGACGGAAGTTGAATTGGCTAGGCAGATTAACCAGTTTGCCGACAAGTGCCCTGGTTTGGATCAGTATGCCATCCAGAAGTTCGCCCAAGCTTTGGAGACTTTTCCAAGCTAA